A stretch of Microbulbifer sp. SAOS-129_SWC DNA encodes these proteins:
- a CDS encoding OmpW family outer membrane protein → MKQNSMIFRVGASYITPRSDQISFVDDTFVFGDAFRARMDPDGEWGWYLSGEWRPLDHWGLELSYVNGDDHTGGNADGYFSFVDVYDRFNTNDGRFRDLGEFQSEMSAANVKWYPMRPDCMVQPYIGLGINYTDFSDESFTAIRRSDLRDVGLRSKLNMGYSWGYTWQAGVDFNFGHDSAWLVNLSAVYVDSETDMQFSVYDDGTNPDTAGTFESYSGDYNYNPWTFNIGVGYKFSF, encoded by the coding sequence ATGAAGCAGAACTCGATGATCTTTCGGGTCGGCGCATCGTATATCACCCCCCGCTCGGACCAGATCTCCTTTGTGGATGACACCTTCGTGTTCGGCGATGCCTTCCGCGCGCGGATGGATCCGGACGGCGAGTGGGGCTGGTATCTGAGCGGTGAGTGGAGACCGCTGGATCACTGGGGCCTGGAGCTGAGCTATGTCAATGGTGACGACCATACCGGTGGCAATGCGGACGGCTATTTCTCCTTCGTTGATGTTTACGACCGGTTCAACACCAACGATGGCAGGTTCCGCGACCTGGGCGAGTTCCAGAGTGAAATGAGCGCCGCCAACGTGAAGTGGTATCCGATGCGCCCCGATTGCATGGTGCAGCCATACATTGGACTCGGTATCAATTACACGGATTTCAGCGATGAGAGTTTCACCGCGATACGCCGCTCCGACCTGCGCGACGTGGGGCTGCGGAGCAAATTGAACATGGGCTACAGCTGGGGCTACACCTGGCAGGCCGGTGTGGACTTTAATTTCGGCCACGATAGTGCCTGGCTGGTAAACCTGTCGGCAGTCTACGTCGACTCCGAGACCGACATGCAATTCTCCGTCTACGACGACGGCACCAATCCGGATACCGCCGGAACCTTTGAGTCCTACTCCGGTGACTACAACTACAACCCGTGGACCTTCAATATTGGTGTTGGTTACAAGTTCTCGTTCTGA
- a CDS encoding MFS transporter: MQSSKLSIFEKVGFGAGDMAVNVVISSMMLIISFFYTDIYGLRPQDMALLFLLVRFIDAVTDPLMGTITDRYTTRWGRYRPYFLFLAVPFGVSVFLTFSTPDFDYNGKLVWAYATYILVTLMFTAVTIPYISIIGVLTDDPKERLSANGYRLFFAKIAAFLVTIVVPILAATWGEDKLATGYQMAMGLMALLATALFIFCFFATEERVQYEPDRTPLLAQARNLLQNDQWLILTGVCLVGTIGYVVRGSVAAYYAKYYLGGDAQTVSAFLATGVVAAILAMVASTWITKRYCKIKLFSNSQILVGALSVVLYFAVSPGDRWLAFALYFLLSFVVDLHAPVFWSAIAEAVDYGEAKTGRRASGLAFGGISFFQKAGMGIAGAMVGWLLAFFDYVPNQPQSDFSLMGIALMLSVIPGFFHFLMGMLMRSYVITNDYYEGLKRGEIVPAGASTDGAAAAELNAPAP; encoded by the coding sequence ATGCAGTCCAGCAAGCTTTCCATCTTTGAAAAGGTCGGCTTCGGTGCCGGCGATATGGCCGTCAATGTGGTCATTTCGTCGATGATGCTGATCATCTCCTTCTTTTATACCGATATTTACGGCCTCAGACCCCAGGACATGGCGCTGCTGTTTCTGCTGGTGCGGTTTATCGACGCGGTCACCGATCCGCTGATGGGTACCATCACCGACCGCTACACCACCCGCTGGGGCCGCTACCGCCCCTACTTCCTGTTTCTGGCCGTACCGTTCGGCGTGTCGGTGTTCCTGACCTTCAGCACCCCGGATTTCGACTACAACGGCAAGCTGGTATGGGCCTACGCCACCTATATCCTGGTGACGCTGATGTTCACCGCGGTGACCATCCCGTATATCTCGATCATCGGCGTTCTCACTGACGATCCCAAGGAGCGCCTCTCCGCCAATGGCTACCGCCTGTTCTTTGCCAAGATCGCGGCCTTTCTGGTGACCATCGTGGTGCCGATCCTGGCCGCGACCTGGGGCGAGGACAAGCTGGCCACCGGTTACCAGATGGCCATGGGCCTGATGGCCCTGCTGGCCACGGCACTGTTTATCTTCTGCTTCTTCGCCACCGAGGAGCGCGTTCAGTACGAGCCGGACCGCACGCCGCTACTAGCCCAGGCACGCAACCTGCTGCAGAACGACCAGTGGCTGATCCTGACCGGTGTGTGTCTGGTGGGTACCATCGGCTACGTCGTGCGCGGTTCCGTGGCCGCCTATTACGCCAAGTACTACCTGGGCGGCGACGCACAGACCGTCTCCGCATTCCTCGCCACCGGTGTGGTGGCCGCGATCCTGGCAATGGTGGCCTCCACCTGGATCACCAAGCGCTACTGCAAGATCAAGCTGTTCAGTAACAGCCAGATACTCGTCGGCGCGCTGAGTGTGGTGCTGTACTTTGCCGTGAGTCCCGGCGACCGATGGCTGGCCTTCGCGCTCTATTTCCTGCTCTCTTTTGTCGTCGACCTGCATGCACCGGTATTCTGGTCAGCCATCGCCGAGGCCGTGGACTACGGCGAGGCCAAGACCGGCAGGCGCGCCTCGGGCCTGGCATTCGGCGGTATCTCGTTTTTCCAGAAGGCCGGCATGGGCATCGCCGGCGCGATGGTGGGCTGGCTGTTGGCATTCTTCGACTATGTACCGAACCAGCCGCAAAGTGACTTTTCCCTGATGGGGATCGCCCTCATGTTGAGCGTCATCCCCGGCTTCTTCCACTTCCTGATGGGTATGTTGATGCGCTCCTACGTAATCACCAACGATTACTACGAGGGCCTCAAGCGCGGCGAAATTGTGCCGGCCGGCGCATCGACCGACGGCGCCGCAGCCGCCGAGCTGAACGCGCCAGCGCCCTGA
- a CDS encoding GtrA family protein: MNTVKRVGLFAAVGTLGFIADSAMLYFLKSSIGLYAGRIVSFLFAVVVTWLFNRFWTFGDRLSQFSASGELFFYLLLMTAGGSVNYAVYAWLVTVSDTVRLAPVLGVAAGSLSGMAINFLSARLLIFREKRIFR; this comes from the coding sequence GTGAATACCGTTAAGCGAGTAGGTCTATTTGCCGCTGTTGGGACGCTGGGCTTTATTGCCGATAGCGCGATGCTGTATTTTTTGAAGTCTTCAATTGGCCTTTATGCCGGCCGCATAGTTTCTTTTCTGTTTGCTGTGGTTGTTACTTGGTTATTTAACCGCTTTTGGACTTTTGGCGATCGTTTATCCCAGTTCTCTGCCTCGGGTGAGCTCTTCTTTTATTTATTGCTTATGACCGCAGGCGGAAGTGTCAATTACGCAGTTTATGCGTGGTTGGTTACAGTAAGCGATACCGTACGGCTGGCCCCTGTTTTAGGAGTGGCTGCCGGTAGTCTTTCCGGAATGGCAATAAATTTTCTGTCTGCAAGACTTCTGATTTTTAGGGAAAAACGCATATTTAGATAG
- a CDS encoding tRNA-dihydrouridine synthase, with translation MTQVSESAQPRIYQAPMEGVIDHHVRALLSAIGGVDICVTEFVRVTHTRLPRRVFLRLCPELDQDAATPSGTPVRLQLLGGNPESMAVNAVRAVAAGARAIDLNFGCPAKTVNNSDGGACLLQSPHRVEAIVGAVRRAVPAQIPVTAKIRLGFNDRSAYLDNARAAENGGASELAVHARSKVDGYRPPAYWEYIGDIRQQLSIPVVANGDIWTLEEFRRCREVTGCDAFMFGRSLLARPDIALQVKAFCAGEQYTPMSWHRVAALLWDYYCITKNEYPAKYLGNRIKQWLAYLKLAYPEAQVFFEEIKRHREAQPIEAAFARTLELGAAA, from the coding sequence ATGACCCAAGTATCTGAATCTGCACAGCCCAGGATCTACCAGGCCCCCATGGAAGGTGTAATCGACCACCATGTGCGCGCCCTGCTGTCCGCCATCGGCGGCGTGGATATCTGCGTGACCGAATTCGTGCGGGTCACCCATACTCGCCTGCCGCGGCGGGTATTCCTGCGCCTGTGCCCGGAACTCGACCAGGACGCCGCCACCCCCAGCGGTACACCGGTGCGGCTGCAGCTGCTGGGAGGCAACCCCGAATCCATGGCCGTCAACGCGGTGCGCGCGGTGGCTGCCGGGGCGCGCGCCATCGACCTCAACTTTGGCTGCCCGGCCAAAACCGTCAACAACAGCGATGGCGGCGCCTGCCTGCTGCAGAGCCCGCACCGGGTTGAAGCGATCGTCGGCGCCGTGCGCCGCGCGGTACCGGCACAGATTCCGGTCACCGCCAAGATCCGCCTCGGTTTCAACGACCGCTCCGCCTATCTGGATAACGCCCGCGCCGCGGAAAATGGCGGCGCCAGCGAACTGGCCGTGCACGCGCGCTCCAAGGTCGACGGCTACCGGCCGCCGGCCTACTGGGAATACATCGGCGATATCCGCCAGCAGCTGTCGATCCCGGTTGTCGCCAATGGCGATATCTGGACCCTGGAAGAATTCCGCCGCTGCCGCGAAGTCACCGGCTGCGATGCCTTTATGTTCGGTCGCAGCCTGCTCGCGCGCCCGGATATCGCCTTGCAGGTGAAGGCCTTCTGCGCCGGCGAGCAGTACACGCCGATGTCGTGGCACAGGGTCGCCGCGCTGCTGTGGGACTACTACTGCATCACCAAAAACGAATACCCGGCCAAGTACCTCGGCAACCGCATCAAGCAGTGGCTGGCCTATCTCAAGCTAGCCTACCCGGAGGCACAGGTTTTCTTCGAGGAAATCAAACGCCATCGGGAAGCGCAACCGATCGAGGCGGCATTTGCCCGCACCCTGGAGCTCGGCGCGGCCGCCTGA
- a CDS encoding BolA/IbaG family iron-sulfur metabolism protein — protein sequence MSLAEQIQQKLTDAFSPAYVDVQCESHLHNVPAGAEMHFRVVLVTEAFAALRKVQRHQKVYGVLAEEMAGPVHALALHAYSPEEWQGEAPESPQCLGGSK from the coding sequence ATGAGTCTGGCGGAACAGATCCAACAGAAATTGACTGACGCTTTTTCCCCGGCCTATGTCGACGTGCAGTGCGAGAGCCACCTGCACAATGTGCCGGCCGGTGCCGAGATGCATTTCCGTGTGGTGCTGGTGACCGAGGCCTTTGCCGCACTGCGCAAGGTGCAGCGCCACCAGAAAGTCTACGGCGTGCTGGCGGAGGAAATGGCCGGGCCGGTGCATGCGCTGGCGTTGCATGCCTACAGCCCGGAAGAGTGGCAGGGTGAGGCACCGGAAAGCCCACAGTGCCTGGGTGGCAGCAAGTAA
- the oadA gene encoding sodium-extruding oxaloacetate decarboxylase subunit alpha, producing MTEVNSSVNKPLGITDVVLRDAHQSLFATRMRLDDMLPIAEKLDRVGFWSLESWGGATFDACIRYLGEDPWERIRELKKAMPNTRQQMLFRGQNILGYRHYADDVVEKFVERAAVNGVDVFRVFDAMNDMRNLQTALRAVKKQGKHAQGTISYTVSPVHTMDLWVDLGRQIEDMGADSIAIKDMAGLLRPYEGYELVRRLKAAVDIPIHMQCHATTGLSTATALKCIEAGIDNVDTAISSMSMTYGHSPTEALVAILEGTERDTGLDLKLLEEIAGYFREVRKKYAQFEGSLRGVDSRILVAQVPGGMLTNMENQLREQKASDRFDEVLEEIPRVREDLGSIPLVTPTSQIVGTQAVLNILTGERYKTISNETAAVLRGEYGATPAPVNRELQVRVLKDDQPVTCRPADLLAPELDKLTTELEQTAAEQDIALAESDQRIDDVLTYALFPQVGLKFLRNRGNPDAFEPAPTGIVREAVDEAQGEGRYTVTVAGRSYNMTVGESGDITSVNPIVAPPPAAPENNVPPPTGDPVSAPMAGNIYQILVRPGERVSEGQTIIVLEAMKMETSISAPRAGYITEVMVKEGESICVGHPLLAIG from the coding sequence ATGACAGAGGTTAACTCTTCAGTTAACAAGCCGCTGGGAATTACCGATGTGGTCCTGCGCGACGCGCATCAGTCCCTGTTTGCGACCCGCATGCGCCTGGATGACATGTTGCCGATCGCCGAGAAGCTCGACCGGGTCGGTTTCTGGTCACTGGAGTCCTGGGGCGGCGCAACTTTCGATGCCTGCATCCGCTACCTGGGCGAGGATCCCTGGGAGCGTATTCGCGAGCTGAAAAAAGCCATGCCCAATACGCGCCAGCAGATGCTGTTCCGCGGCCAGAATATTCTCGGCTATCGCCACTACGCGGACGATGTGGTGGAAAAGTTTGTCGAGCGCGCGGCGGTAAACGGTGTCGACGTTTTCCGCGTGTTCGATGCGATGAACGATATGCGCAATCTGCAGACTGCGCTGCGCGCGGTTAAAAAGCAGGGTAAACACGCCCAGGGCACCATTTCCTATACCGTGAGCCCGGTGCACACCATGGACCTGTGGGTCGATCTCGGCCGCCAGATCGAGGATATGGGCGCGGATTCCATTGCGATCAAGGATATGGCCGGCCTGTTGCGCCCCTACGAAGGCTACGAGCTGGTCCGGCGCCTGAAGGCGGCGGTGGATATTCCGATCCATATGCAGTGCCACGCTACCACCGGCCTGTCCACGGCCACCGCGCTGAAGTGCATCGAGGCGGGGATCGACAATGTGGACACGGCCATCAGCTCCATGTCCATGACCTATGGCCACAGTCCCACCGAAGCGCTGGTGGCGATCCTGGAGGGCACCGAGCGGGATACCGGCCTGGATCTCAAGCTGCTCGAGGAGATCGCCGGGTACTTCCGCGAGGTGCGCAAGAAGTACGCCCAGTTCGAGGGCTCGCTCAGGGGGGTGGATTCCCGCATCCTGGTGGCGCAGGTGCCGGGCGGCATGCTCACCAATATGGAAAACCAGCTGCGTGAGCAGAAGGCCAGCGACCGCTTCGACGAGGTACTGGAGGAAATTCCGCGGGTGCGCGAGGACCTGGGCTCTATTCCCTTGGTCACGCCGACTTCGCAGATCGTGGGTACCCAGGCGGTGCTGAATATCCTCACCGGTGAGCGCTACAAGACCATTTCCAACGAGACGGCGGCGGTGCTGCGCGGGGAGTACGGGGCGACGCCCGCACCGGTCAACAGAGAGCTGCAGGTGCGCGTGCTGAAAGACGACCAGCCGGTGACCTGCCGTCCGGCGGACCTGCTGGCCCCGGAGCTGGACAAGCTCACTACCGAACTCGAACAGACCGCCGCGGAGCAGGATATCGCGCTGGCGGAGAGCGATCAGCGCATCGACGATGTCCTTACCTACGCGCTGTTCCCGCAGGTGGGGCTGAAATTCCTGCGCAACCGCGGTAACCCGGACGCCTTCGAGCCGGCGCCCACCGGTATCGTGCGCGAGGCGGTCGACGAGGCGCAGGGCGAGGGCCGCTACACGGTGACTGTGGCCGGCAGAAGCTACAACATGACGGTGGGTGAATCCGGTGACATCACCAGCGTGAACCCGATCGTTGCACCACCGCCGGCGGCCCCGGAAAATAACGTGCCGCCACCCACGGGCGACCCGGTCTCCGCGCCGATGGCGGGCAATATCTACCAGATACTGGTGCGCCCGGGTGAGCGGGTCAGCGAAGGCCAGACCATTATTGTGCTGGAAGCGATGAAGATGGAGACTTCCATCAGTGCGCCGCGGGCAGGTTATATCACCGAGGTGATGGTCAAGGAAGGCGAGTCGATCTGTGTGGGTCACCCGTTGTTGGCTATTGGCTGA
- a CDS encoding FadR/GntR family transcriptional regulator, giving the protein MAKQVRENRPRSVHAWVAYELGTRIVSGFYAPGEYIPNEATIGGELNVSRTALREAFKILTAKGLIESRPKLGTRVRPKDCWNMFDSDVLKWSFESTPSPEFLRSLFEVREIIEPNSAALAAKRATPEQIADIEKAYLAMEEAQVGTEDVILTDIDFHMAILRATNNEFMMSLGQSIKTALMGLFRISSAEESGFVASLPGHKAVYHGIRDRDADRARFEMKSLLSKSVHRALDTLGESGVDVAV; this is encoded by the coding sequence ATGGCAAAGCAAGTCAGGGAGAATAGACCGCGCAGCGTGCACGCCTGGGTGGCGTACGAGCTGGGTACACGGATCGTCAGTGGATTTTATGCGCCGGGGGAGTATATCCCCAACGAAGCGACCATCGGCGGGGAGCTGAACGTCTCCCGCACCGCACTGCGCGAAGCGTTCAAAATTCTGACCGCCAAGGGGCTGATCGAGTCACGCCCCAAGTTGGGTACGCGCGTGCGTCCGAAAGACTGCTGGAATATGTTCGATTCGGATGTGCTGAAGTGGAGCTTTGAATCCACTCCGTCGCCGGAGTTTCTGCGCTCGCTGTTCGAGGTGCGTGAAATTATCGAGCCCAACTCCGCCGCGCTTGCGGCCAAGCGCGCGACCCCGGAGCAGATCGCCGATATCGAGAAGGCCTACCTCGCAATGGAGGAGGCGCAGGTGGGCACTGAAGATGTGATCCTGACCGATATCGACTTCCACATGGCGATACTGCGAGCTACCAATAACGAGTTCATGATGTCGCTGGGGCAGTCGATCAAGACAGCGCTGATGGGGCTGTTCCGGATCAGCAGTGCTGAAGAGTCCGGCTTTGTCGCCTCGCTGCCGGGTCACAAGGCGGTGTACCACGGCATTCGCGACCGCGATGCAGATCGCGCCCGTTTCGAGATGAAATCGCTGCTGTCCAAGTCGGTGCACCGCGCACTGGATACGCTCGGCGAATCCGGCGTGGATGTTGCAGTTTGA
- a CDS encoding glycosyltransferase family 2 protein: MLYRNFKVALAVPCFNEEKAIRQVINDFRDAMPALDIYVFDNRSDDRTGEVAKAEGAKVISVEAPGKGSVVRRMFADVDADILVMVDGDATYVAHTVTAMVDKLIDERLDMVVGCRSTPKDSIEAAYRPGHKFGNRLLTASVKRIFGGAFSDMLSGYRVFSRRYVKSFPASSQGFEIETELTIHALELRMPWGESPVQYGARPAGTESKLSTYRDGWRILRTIVHLYIAERPLSFYSLCAFLIAALSIGISVPVIMAYIDTGLVERFPTAILSASMMICALLSLACGLVLDNVTRGRQEIKRMAYLAIPHPTS, encoded by the coding sequence ATGCTTTACAGAAACTTCAAAGTCGCATTGGCCGTTCCCTGTTTCAACGAAGAAAAGGCGATACGGCAGGTAATTAATGACTTCCGTGATGCGATGCCAGCACTCGACATTTATGTATTTGATAACCGATCAGACGATCGAACAGGGGAAGTAGCCAAAGCCGAAGGGGCGAAAGTTATTTCAGTTGAAGCTCCAGGCAAAGGCAGTGTGGTCAGGCGCATGTTCGCCGATGTGGATGCAGATATCCTCGTTATGGTAGACGGTGATGCGACTTATGTGGCGCATACCGTGACCGCGATGGTGGACAAGCTAATTGATGAGCGGCTCGATATGGTGGTCGGCTGTCGCAGCACGCCGAAAGATAGCATCGAGGCCGCATATCGGCCGGGGCACAAATTTGGTAATCGCTTGTTGACTGCCAGTGTTAAAAGGATCTTTGGCGGTGCATTTAGCGATATGTTATCAGGTTATCGTGTCTTTTCTCGTCGCTATGTCAAATCATTTCCTGCGTCCTCCCAAGGATTCGAAATAGAAACTGAACTCACGATACACGCGCTTGAGTTGCGTATGCCTTGGGGAGAATCGCCGGTACAATACGGGGCGCGCCCTGCCGGAACGGAAAGTAAATTGTCAACTTATCGAGATGGCTGGCGTATTCTTCGGACTATCGTGCACTTATATATCGCAGAAAGGCCACTTTCTTTCTACTCCCTTTGTGCATTTTTGATTGCCGCTCTATCCATTGGTATATCTGTCCCCGTTATTATGGCTTATATTGATACGGGGCTTGTAGAGAGGTTCCCGACTGCGATTCTTTCGGCTTCTATGATGATTTGCGCGCTACTTTCCCTTGCCTGTGGTCTTGTTCTCGATAATGTCACTCGTGGACGCCAGGAAATAAAGCGGATGGCATATCTGGCAATACCTCATCCCACCAGTTGA
- a CDS encoding OmpW family outer membrane protein, with the protein MKMTRILTPLALAVSAAAASTAMAGPSGYVPAPPPAGLYKAGTAVVRIGASEVDPDDSSSNLRYPDLFPFYDGSRVELDSDTTWNFSAMFMPADHFGVEFTYTGQSDLDMDLRNLDSFYVDQFDTNRLRLGTLKSSSGTLMFNWFPVCTESWVQPYVGIGANYTDFDSLTLRGNANDYLSIVDDGLGVDYPGRVYVDNRWGWAGQVGVDILFGRDSNWLVNAAVQYLDVETTMDIHYPVENNYVNSIRTDLDVDPWIYNLGIGYKF; encoded by the coding sequence ATGAAAATGACGCGCATTCTGACACCCCTTGCGCTAGCTGTTTCCGCAGCTGCCGCTTCCACTGCGATGGCAGGTCCGTCCGGTTATGTGCCGGCGCCGCCGCCTGCAGGGCTGTATAAGGCCGGGACAGCGGTGGTGCGTATCGGTGCATCAGAGGTTGATCCGGATGACAGTTCCAGCAACCTCCGCTATCCAGATTTGTTCCCCTTTTACGATGGCTCGCGTGTTGAACTCGACAGCGACACCACCTGGAACTTCTCTGCGATGTTTATGCCGGCGGACCATTTCGGTGTGGAGTTCACCTACACCGGCCAGTCCGACCTGGATATGGATCTGCGCAACCTGGACTCGTTCTACGTAGACCAGTTTGATACCAACAGACTGAGACTCGGAACCCTGAAAAGCAGTTCGGGTACGTTGATGTTTAACTGGTTCCCGGTGTGCACTGAGTCCTGGGTGCAGCCTTATGTCGGTATCGGTGCCAACTACACCGATTTCGATAGCCTGACCCTGCGCGGAAATGCCAATGACTACCTTTCCATTGTCGACGACGGTCTGGGGGTCGATTATCCCGGCCGCGTTTATGTGGACAATAGATGGGGCTGGGCCGGCCAGGTCGGTGTCGACATCCTGTTTGGACGCGACAGCAACTGGCTGGTGAATGCGGCGGTGCAGTACCTGGACGTCGAGACCACCATGGATATCCACTATCCGGTCGAAAACAATTACGTCAACTCGATCAGGACTGACCTGGACGTCGACCCATGGATTTACAACCTGGGCATCGGTTACAAGTTCTGA
- a CDS encoding glycoside hydrolase family 43 protein, protein MSESCPLIQPLIEQRADPYIYRHSDNHYYFIASVPEYDRLELRRATTLAGLATAEQVTVWRKPDSGPYSDLIWAPEIHYIDGTWAIYFAAAPSREIEDDLFQHRMYALTTSAANPLEGEWTLSHVDSGIDTFCLDATCFEHRGQHYYLWAQKGPDIPGNSNLYIAPLTSPTTIGGEPVCLTVPEYDWETIGFAVNEGPAVIKRHGRIFISYSASATNHNYCMGLLYADEHADLLDPHSWTKSPEPVFQSCYQRGIYGPGHNSFTVSEDGQQDILVFHARTYTEIDGDPLWDPNRHTYIKAFGWSDDGMPVFGSPAEP, encoded by the coding sequence GTGTCCGAGTCTTGTCCCCTGATTCAACCGCTGATCGAACAGCGCGCCGATCCCTATATCTATCGCCACAGCGACAACCACTACTACTTTATTGCCTCGGTGCCGGAATACGATCGGCTCGAATTGCGCCGTGCCACCACCCTCGCCGGACTGGCAACCGCCGAGCAGGTCACCGTCTGGCGCAAGCCGGATAGCGGCCCCTACTCCGATCTGATCTGGGCCCCGGAAATTCACTATATCGACGGCACCTGGGCCATCTACTTCGCCGCGGCTCCGTCGCGGGAAATCGAGGACGATCTGTTCCAGCACCGCATGTACGCGCTGACCACCAGCGCCGCCAACCCGCTGGAAGGCGAATGGACCCTGAGCCATGTGGATTCCGGTATTGATACCTTCTGCCTGGATGCCACCTGTTTCGAGCACCGCGGTCAGCACTATTACCTGTGGGCGCAGAAGGGCCCGGATATTCCCGGCAATTCCAACCTGTATATCGCCCCGCTGACCTCTCCCACCACCATTGGTGGCGAACCGGTATGCCTGACGGTACCGGAATACGATTGGGAGACCATCGGTTTTGCCGTCAACGAGGGACCGGCAGTGATCAAGCGCCACGGACGAATTTTTATCAGCTACTCCGCCAGCGCGACCAACCACAATTACTGCATGGGCCTGCTCTACGCCGACGAGCATGCCGATCTGCTCGATCCACACAGCTGGACCAAGTCGCCCGAGCCGGTATTCCAGAGCTGCTACCAGCGCGGTATCTACGGCCCCGGCCACAACAGCTTTACGGTGTCCGAGGACGGCCAACAGGATATCCTGGTCTTCCACGCCCGTACTTATACCGAGATCGATGGCGATCCGCTGTGGGACCCGAATCGTCATACCTATATCAAGGCATTTGGCTGGTCTGACGATGGCATGCCGGTATTCGGCAGCCCCGCAGAGCCTTAA
- the djlA gene encoding co-chaperone DjlA, whose translation MSWLGGAIGAGIGLVFGGPIGAALGAWIGSSFTTGLQRASSAAGGLNRDGAQTVFIVTLFSMLAKMAKADGQVSKAEVQFVEDFMRVNLRLSAEDRKQAIKIFQNAKTDSYTIYDYAEQYRQLVRNQAMREMVYRVLFAVAYADGQMHASEEEILRRIPAYLGLHESIFAAMQGEFGQRGADTAVSLEQHYAVLDCDPEASDRDLKLAYRRKAAEFHPDKIVAKGLPEEFMRHAEDQMKSVTVAYDTIVAARKRRAAASA comes from the coding sequence ATGTCCTGGCTTGGCGGGGCGATCGGGGCCGGAATCGGCCTGGTGTTTGGTGGTCCCATCGGAGCGGCACTGGGGGCTTGGATCGGCAGTTCCTTCACGACTGGCCTGCAGCGCGCGTCGAGCGCCGCCGGCGGACTGAACCGCGACGGCGCGCAGACGGTATTCATCGTCACGCTGTTCTCGATGTTGGCAAAAATGGCCAAGGCCGACGGTCAGGTGTCCAAGGCGGAAGTGCAGTTTGTCGAAGACTTTATGCGGGTCAACCTGCGCCTCAGTGCCGAGGATCGCAAACAGGCGATCAAGATTTTCCAGAACGCCAAGACCGATTCATACACGATCTACGACTACGCCGAGCAGTACCGCCAGCTGGTGCGCAACCAGGCCATGCGCGAAATGGTCTACCGTGTGCTGTTCGCGGTGGCCTATGCCGACGGCCAGATGCATGCCAGTGAAGAGGAAATCCTGCGTCGTATCCCCGCTTATCTGGGGCTGCACGAATCTATCTTCGCGGCCATGCAGGGCGAGTTCGGCCAGCGCGGCGCCGACACCGCCGTCAGCCTGGAGCAGCACTACGCGGTGCTGGACTGCGATCCCGAGGCCAGCGACCGCGACCTGAAGTTGGCCTACCGGCGCAAGGCAGCAGAATTCCATCCCGACAAGATTGTCGCCAAGGGGTTGCCGGAGGAGTTTATGCGCCACGCGGAAGACCAGATGAAATCGGTCACCGTGGCCTACGATACCATCGTCGCGGCGCGCAAACGCCGCGCCGCGGCCAGTGCCTGA